ACCCCAACCCACCCGATCCACCCCCGAACTGCGGAATCAGACAGTCCAACCGTCATGCAATGCCGCCCACCGCCAGAGAAACCTCCTCGACAGGCTCCCACTTGGCTATTTTTGATAGGATCCCCTGCCCGGGAGCCTGTCCATTCCCCGTCGGAAGTCCCCCCTCCATGCGCTCCCGCGATCTGCCGGCCCTGATCATCCGAAACCTCCAGACGCCCTCGACCTGGTGGGAAATGGGCATCTTTGGCAGCACGCTGGCCCTCGGCCGCCTGCTCCTGGGCCTCCACTCCGCCCCGCACGGCCTCGCTGCCGACCTGCTCATGCCTTACCTGATCGCCTTGGGCCTGGCCACCCTCAGCCCCCTGCCCTGGCTCTGGACAGGGAACGATCGACCCCGGGCCTCCGCCCCGCGGGGGATCCTCCAGGCCATCCCCTGGAACATCCTCTGGCTCCTGGTCCTGTCCAACCTGCTCAACCACCTTCTGCCCGCGGGACGCCCCTCCAGGCTCCCTCCACAGATGCTCTTCGGCAGCCCGCTCGGACTTCGGATCGAGCTGGGCTTCCTGGTCTTCAACGGCCCCATCTGCCTCTTCCTGGGATGGTTCCAGGCAGAGCGGACCTGCAACCGCGCCCGTGAGCAGGAAACCCGGCTCCTGATGGACCAGGCCAGGGCCCAGGCCCTCCAGGCCCAGCTCAATCCACATACCCTCTTCAACGTACTGGGGGGGATCCTGGAGCTGGTGCACGAGGACCCGGACGCCACCGAGGAGGGCCTGATCGACATGGTGGAGCTCTATCGGGCCCTCTCCGCCCATGGGGCCGCGCTGAAGACCCCCCTCGCCCGCGAGCGGGAGATCGTCGAACGCTACCTCCACCTGGAGGCCATCCGCCTGGAGGAGCGGCTCGAGGTGGAGTGGCTCTGGCCTCCCTGGGCCGACGCGCAGGAACTCCCACCCCTGCTGCTCCTCCCCCTGGTCGAGAACGCCGTCAAGCACGGCATCTCCGCGGCCCCGGAAGGGGGGCACCTGTCCATTGAAGTCCAGCGCACCTCCGGCAGCCTCAGCCTCCAGGTCACCAACAGTGGCCAACCCCTGGTCCCCGGAGCTCCAGAGGGGACAGGCCTGGGGAACCTCCGGCGGCGGCTTGAGCTCATGCACGGCTCCTGTCCCCCCAGGCTCACCCTGACCCAGGTGGGAGACGAGGTCGTGGCCAGGCTGACCCTGGCCTGGAGGTGGACCCCATGACCCAGACTCTCCGCGTCGCCGTGGCCGAGGACGAGCCCAAGAACCAACGCCGCCTGGTGCGCCTTATCCAGGACTGCGGCTGTGAGGTGGTGGCCACCTTCCGCAACGGGCTGGAGGTGGAGGAGTGGCTCCTGGCGGGCCCCCGCATCGACGCCCTCTTCCTGGACATCCAGATGCCAGGGCTGGACGGCATGAGCCTCCGGGCCTCCATCAGCCCTGAAATGCCCGTGGTCTTCGTGACCGCCTTCGCCGACCGGGCCGTGGACGCATTCAACCACGGCGCCGTGGACTTCCTGCTCAAGCCCGTCACCACCGAGCGCCTGGCCAAGGCCATCGGACGCATCCGCCAGCAGGTGGGGCGCAGTCCCAGCGGGGAGCCTTCCCATACAGGGGGCGGCGGCACGCGCTACCCCATCATCGCGGGCAAGGGGCTCGTCCTGATGGACCTTGCCCGGACGGCCTTCTTCGAGGTGAAGGATGGCGTGGTCTGGGCCTTTGCCGGGGAACGCCTGCGGACCAAGTGGAGTTCCCTGGCCGAGGTGGAGGCCCACTTCCCCGAGGCCGGGCTCCTGCGCATCCACCGCCACCTCCTGATCCGCCCCCAGGCCGTGATCGGCATCCGCTCCTCCGCCAAGGGCTGCCGGGCCCTGCTGCGCATGGCAGGCGGCGAAGAACTGGAGGCCAGCCGGGGGGCCACCCCGAAGCTGAAGACCATCCTGAGGCTCAGGTGAACCCAGAGCGATGGCGGGACTTCCCCCCGGGTTCCTGCATCCTATGCTGGGGGGACCTCTCCCCATCCCAACGGATCCAAGCTGCCGGCCATGGACCGGAGCGCCTTGCGATCCCCCAGCCCGGAGGCCCCCATGAACGTCGAAGAGTGGACCGCCCATATCGATGGCACCCTGCACACCATGATCCTGGCCACCAGCTCGCTCCTGGCGACCCATCCGGAGCGGGAGAAGCTGGCTATCGTCCTCCAGGCCCTCGCCGAGGGCGCCGAGGACCATCCGGACGACTCCGGCCAGAGCCGGGCCTTCAAGGCGGCCGTGCGAAAGGCCGTGGCCACCATGCTCCAGGGCATTGCCACCAGCCAGCAGGCCGAACTCCGGCGGAACACCGTGAAGCCGAGCCGGGACAACTGAAGCGCCTCCTCCGGGCCCCCCTTCCCCCCGGAGGATTCCTCCGCTTAACGTTAACCAGCTAACATCGCACGAACGAAAACCGCGGTCTGCCCTTTCCGCCCCCAACCCACTCAACCATAGCGCCCCCTGACGTATCCATAGGCGAGGGAAGGCCAAACCCCGATCAGGCTGCCTCCCGGAACTCCGCCCGATTCAGGAGCCCTGCTGACCCGTCCCGGCTCCGCACCAAGGAAGACCCATGACTCCAGAGAACACCCCCCAGCAGACCCCCGAGGGCAAGCCGCGCCCTGCCCGCAGGAGGAAAGCCCTCGCCTGGGGCGTGGTCATCGTGGTCCTCGCGCTGCTGAGCCTGCCCCTCCTCCACCGCCAGAAGCGCCCTGCCGAGGGGCCAGAGCGGCCCGGTGGCGGAAGCGGGGTCACGGTCAACGTGGCCACCGTGAGCAAGGGCTCTCTGCCCATGGAGGTGGACGCCCTGGGCACCGTGACCGCCGAGCACACCGTGAACGTCTACAGCCAGGTGAGCGGCCGCATCACGGCGGTCCACTACCAGGAGGGCCAGTTGGTGCGGAAGGGGCAGCCCCTCGTGGACATCGACCCCAGGCAGGTCCAGGCCCAGCTCCAGCAGGCCACGGGCACCCTGATGCGCGACAGGGCGATCCTGGATCAGGCCAAGGCCAACCTGCAGCGCTACCAGACGGCTCTCCAGCGCAATGCCATCGCCCAGCAGACCGCCTCTGACCAGGAGGCCACGGTCCGGCAGTACGAGGGCACGGTGATGAATGACCAGGCTACGGTGGACTATTACAAGGTCCAATTGGAGTACTGCCACATCACTGCCCCCATCTCGGGCCGCATCGGCCTGCGCCTGGTGGATCCCGGGAATACCGTTTTCACCGGCTCCTCCAGCACCATTGCGGTCATCACCCAGGTGGACCCCATCACGGTGGTTTTCGCCCTCCCCGAGGATCGCATCCAGGCCGTCCAGAACCGCCTGCGGGCCAAGGGACAGACCCTCCAGGTGGAGCTCTTCGACCGCAGTGGCAGCAACCGCCTGGCCGCCGGCAGGCTCCTGGGCCTCGACAGCGCCGTGGACACCACCACCGGCACGCTCAAGATGCGGGCCACCTTCGACAACCGTGACGGGAAGCTCTTCCCCAACCAGTTCGTCAACACCCGCATGGAACTGAGCCGCCTGGAAGGCGCTCTCCTGGTACCCACCGTCGCGGTGCAATACAACGGCCAGCAGGCCTTCATCTACCGGATGAAGGCGGACCACACCGCCGAGCTCGTGAAGGTCAATGTCATCCACACGGCCCAGGGGCACACGGCTCTGGAAGGACTCAACGAGGGCGACCAGGTGGTCACCAGCAACTTCGACCGGATCCAGGAGGGAGCTGCCCTCACCGTGGCTGGCCAGGGTTCGCATCGCAAATGAACATTTCTTCAACATTCATCCGACGCCCGGTCGCCACCATCCTCCTCATGGCCGCCGTGCTTCTGGTGGGGGTGGTCACCTACCTCCAGCTGCCCATTTCGGCCCTGCCTGAGGTCAACTACCCCACCATCCAGGTCCAGACCCTCTACCCCGGCGCCAGCTCCGATGTGATGGCCTCCACGGTCACCGCCCCCCTGGAAAAGCAGTTGGGACAGATCCAGGGCCTCAGCCAGATGACCTCCAACTCCTCAGGGGGGGCCTCGGTCATCGTCCTCCAGTTCAGCCTCGATGTGGACATCGACGTCGCCGAGCAGGAGGTCCAGGCCGCCATCAACGCAGCCAATGCCTACCTCCCCTCGGACCTCCCGGCCCCTCCCGTCTACAGCAAGACCAACCCCGCCGACGCCCCGGTCCTGACCCTGGCCCTGACCTCCAAGACCCTGCCTCTCTCGCGGATCCAGGACCTGGCGGACACCCGCCTGGCCCCCAAGCTCTCCCAGGTCAACGGAGTGGGTCTGGTGACCATCCAGGGGGGCCAGAAGCCCGCCGTCCGCATCCAGGTCAATCCGGCCGCCCTCGCCGCCCACGGCCTCAGCATGGAGAGCATCCGGACGGTCATCGCCGATGCCAGCGTCAACGGCGCCAAGGGCACCCTCAACGGCCCCCAGCAGTCCCACACCATCGACGCCAATGATCAGCTCAAGTCCGCCGATGAGTACCGGGACCTGGTGATCGCCTACAAGAATGGCGCCCCGATCATGCTCAAGGACGTCGCCAAGGTGGTGGACGGCGTTGAGAACGAGCACCTGGCAGCCTGGCACGGCCAGGAGCCCGCCATCCTGGTGAGCATCCGCCGCCAGTCCAACGCCAACACCATCAAGGTGGTGGACTCGGTCAAGCAGCTTCTGCCCCAGCTGGAGAGTGCCCTGCCCGCCGGCGTGAAGGTGGATGTGCTGGCGGACCGCACCGTGACGGTGCGGGCCTCGGTCGAGGATGTGGAGTTCGAGCTGGGCCTCACCATCGCCCTGGTGGTGATGGTGATCTTCCTCTTCCTGCGGAACTGGCGGGCCACCATCATCCCCTCGGTGGCCGTGCCCCTCTCCCTGGTGGGCACCTTCACAGTGATGTACGCCCTGGGCTTCAGCCTCAACAACCTGACCCTGATGGCCTTCACCATCGCCACGGGTTTCGTGGTGGATGACGCCATCGTGATGCTGGAGAACATCAGCCGCTATCTCGAAGAGGGCATGCCCCCCATGCAGGCCGCCCTCAAGGGGGCGGGCGAGATCGGCTTCACCATCCTCTCCCTCACCATCTCCCTCATCGCCGTGCTGATCCCCCTCCTTTTCATGGGAGACATCACCGGACGTCTCTTCCGCGAGTTCGCCGTCACCTTGGCGGTGACCATCCTGATCTCGGCTGCGGTCTCCCTGACCCTGACCCCCATGATGGGCTCACGCCTCCTGAAGCACGCCCCTGGGCAGGAACCCGGGCGCTTCCACCGCTGGGCGGAGGACCTCTTCGAGCGCACCATCGCCGCCTACGGGCGCGCCCTCACCTGGGTCCTCGCCCGCCAACGGGCCACCCTCCTCGTCGCCCTGGGCACCATCGTGGGTGCGGTGCTGCTCTACATCTACATCCCCAAGGGATTCTTCCCCACCCAGGACACCGGCGCCCTCCAGGTGGTCACCCAGGCCCCCGAGAGCATCAGCTTCCAGGCCATGGCCAGCCGCCAACAGGAGCTTGCCCGCATCGCCCTGGCTGACCCAGCGGTGGCCTCCCTCTCTTCCTTCATCGGCGTGGACGGCACCAACACCACCCTCAACAGCGGGCGCATGCAGCTCAACCTGAAGCCCCTGGCGCAACGGGACGGCGTCCAGGCCGTCCAGCGCCGCCTGCGCGAGAAGCTGAACGAGCTCCCGGGCATCAAGGCCTATCTCCAGCCCATTCAGGACCTGACCGTGGAGGACCGGGTCAGCCGCACCCAGTACCAGTACACCCTGGTGGATACGGACGAGGCTGAGCTGGGGCAGTGGACGGCCAAGGTAGTGGAGCGACTGGGCCGGCTCCCCCAGCTTGAAGATGTCGTGACCGACCAAATGCCCGGAGGCAGGGCGGTGGCCCTGCACATCGACCGCCAGACGGCCTCCCAGCTCGGGGTGGACCCCCAGACCCTCGACGCCAACCTCTACGACAGCTTCGGCCAGCGCCAGATCTCGACCATCTATACCCAGACCAACCTCTACCACGTGATCCTGGAGGTGGCACCCGAGTTCCGCACCGGCCCCGAGCGACTCCAGGACCTCTACCTTCAGGGTTCCAGCTCCTCCAGTTCCTCGGGCACCCTCAGCGCCTCCTCCACCAGCGGCGTAAGCAGCGGCAGCACGGAGAGCGTCCTCACCGCGGGCTCCAATGCCCTCGCCCAAAGCAGCAGCACCAGCACCTACAGCGCCGGGAGCGCCCAGGCCGTGCCCATCTCGGCCTTCGCCCGCATCGAGCAGCGCCGGACCCCCCTGCTCATCAACCGCCAGGGTCAGGCCCCGGTGGTGACCATCTCCTTCAACCTCAAACCCGGGGTCCACCTCAGCCAGGCCGTCAGCGCCATCAACCAGGCCATCGCCGGACTCCACCCCCCCGTGACCCTCCAGGGTCGCTACCAGGGCACTGCCGCCTCCTTCAAGGGCTCGCTCTCCAACGAGGGTTTCCTGGTCCTGGCGGCCCTCCTGACGGTCTACATCGTACTGGGCGTTCTATACGAAAGTTTCATTCATCCCCTGACCATTCTCTCCACGCTCCCCTCCGCCGGCGTGGGCGCCCTCCTGGCCCTCTGGCTCTGCCGCCAGGACCTCGGGATCGTGGGCATCATCGGCATCGTGCTCCTGATCGGCATCGTGAAGAAAAACGGCATCATGATCGTGGACTTCGCGCTCCAGGCCCAGCGCACGGAGGGAAAGAGCCCCCGTGAGGCCATCTACACCGCCAGCCTGCTGCGCTTCCGCCCCATCATGATGACCACCATGGCGGCCCTCTTCGGCGGGCTGCCCCTGGCCCTGGGCCAGGGCATCGGCTCCGAGCTGCGCCGCCCCCTGGGGATCGCCATGGTGGGTGGGCTCATCCTGAGCCAGATCCTCACCCTCTTCACCACCCCAGTGATCTACCTCTGGTTCGACCGCCTATCGCAGCGCCTGCGGGGCCTAAGGGACTCCGGAGACCGGGGATGAACATCAGCGCCCCGGCCATCCGGCGGCCCATCGCCACCACC
The sequence above is drawn from the uncultured Holophaga sp. genome and encodes:
- a CDS encoding efflux RND transporter periplasmic adaptor subunit, yielding MTPENTPQQTPEGKPRPARRRKALAWGVVIVVLALLSLPLLHRQKRPAEGPERPGGGSGVTVNVATVSKGSLPMEVDALGTVTAEHTVNVYSQVSGRITAVHYQEGQLVRKGQPLVDIDPRQVQAQLQQATGTLMRDRAILDQAKANLQRYQTALQRNAIAQQTASDQEATVRQYEGTVMNDQATVDYYKVQLEYCHITAPISGRIGLRLVDPGNTVFTGSSSTIAVITQVDPITVVFALPEDRIQAVQNRLRAKGQTLQVELFDRSGSNRLAAGRLLGLDSAVDTTTGTLKMRATFDNRDGKLFPNQFVNTRMELSRLEGALLVPTVAVQYNGQQAFIYRMKADHTAELVKVNVIHTAQGHTALEGLNEGDQVVTSNFDRIQEGAALTVAGQGSHRK
- a CDS encoding efflux RND transporter permease subunit, translated to MNISSTFIRRPVATILLMAAVLLVGVVTYLQLPISALPEVNYPTIQVQTLYPGASSDVMASTVTAPLEKQLGQIQGLSQMTSNSSGGASVIVLQFSLDVDIDVAEQEVQAAINAANAYLPSDLPAPPVYSKTNPADAPVLTLALTSKTLPLSRIQDLADTRLAPKLSQVNGVGLVTIQGGQKPAVRIQVNPAALAAHGLSMESIRTVIADASVNGAKGTLNGPQQSHTIDANDQLKSADEYRDLVIAYKNGAPIMLKDVAKVVDGVENEHLAAWHGQEPAILVSIRRQSNANTIKVVDSVKQLLPQLESALPAGVKVDVLADRTVTVRASVEDVEFELGLTIALVVMVIFLFLRNWRATIIPSVAVPLSLVGTFTVMYALGFSLNNLTLMAFTIATGFVVDDAIVMLENISRYLEEGMPPMQAALKGAGEIGFTILSLTISLIAVLIPLLFMGDITGRLFREFAVTLAVTILISAAVSLTLTPMMGSRLLKHAPGQEPGRFHRWAEDLFERTIAAYGRALTWVLARQRATLLVALGTIVGAVLLYIYIPKGFFPTQDTGALQVVTQAPESISFQAMASRQQELARIALADPAVASLSSFIGVDGTNTTLNSGRMQLNLKPLAQRDGVQAVQRRLREKLNELPGIKAYLQPIQDLTVEDRVSRTQYQYTLVDTDEAELGQWTAKVVERLGRLPQLEDVVTDQMPGGRAVALHIDRQTASQLGVDPQTLDANLYDSFGQRQISTIYTQTNLYHVILEVAPEFRTGPERLQDLYLQGSSSSSSSGTLSASSTSGVSSGSTESVLTAGSNALAQSSSTSTYSAGSAQAVPISAFARIEQRRTPLLINRQGQAPVVTISFNLKPGVHLSQAVSAINQAIAGLHPPVTLQGRYQGTAASFKGSLSNEGFLVLAALLTVYIVLGVLYESFIHPLTILSTLPSAGVGALLALWLCRQDLGIVGIIGIVLLIGIVKKNGIMIVDFALQAQRTEGKSPREAIYTASLLRFRPIMMTTMAALFGGLPLALGQGIGSELRRPLGIAMVGGLILSQILTLFTTPVIYLWFDRLSQRLRGLRDSGDRG
- a CDS encoding LytTR family DNA-binding domain-containing protein, whose amino-acid sequence is MTQTLRVAVAEDEPKNQRRLVRLIQDCGCEVVATFRNGLEVEEWLLAGPRIDALFLDIQMPGLDGMSLRASISPEMPVVFVTAFADRAVDAFNHGAVDFLLKPVTTERLAKAIGRIRQQVGRSPSGEPSHTGGGGTRYPIIAGKGLVLMDLARTAFFEVKDGVVWAFAGERLRTKWSSLAEVEAHFPEAGLLRIHRHLLIRPQAVIGIRSSAKGCRALLRMAGGEELEASRGATPKLKTILRLR
- a CDS encoding histidine kinase — protein: MRSRDLPALIIRNLQTPSTWWEMGIFGSTLALGRLLLGLHSAPHGLAADLLMPYLIALGLATLSPLPWLWTGNDRPRASAPRGILQAIPWNILWLLVLSNLLNHLLPAGRPSRLPPQMLFGSPLGLRIELGFLVFNGPICLFLGWFQAERTCNRAREQETRLLMDQARAQALQAQLNPHTLFNVLGGILELVHEDPDATEEGLIDMVELYRALSAHGAALKTPLAREREIVERYLHLEAIRLEERLEVEWLWPPWADAQELPPLLLLPLVENAVKHGISAAPEGGHLSIEVQRTSGSLSLQVTNSGQPLVPGAPEGTGLGNLRRRLELMHGSCPPRLTLTQVGDEVVARLTLAWRWTP